Proteins encoded together in one Marinithermus hydrothermalis DSM 14884 window:
- a CDS encoding PIG-L deacetylase family protein yields MDLLLILPHPDDEVFGAGGTLIQYAERGLKTGLITLTRGDQGRTLGLCTQDELPQVREAELRRSAERLGIQHLEVHTYPDRGVAEHPEITEMLVDRLRALKPRAVLTFPPNGINGHPDHVATSRWVTQAVQQSGIQTRLYYYAPPEPYPGHEAGYLPPTHTRRIPPEILLRKLNAMAQHKTQALSVLNFMDRFPHRLAVETFHLVGYTGPEQHELI; encoded by the coding sequence ATGGACCTGCTCCTTATTCTGCCGCACCCGGACGACGAGGTCTTCGGCGCGGGCGGCACCCTGATCCAGTACGCGGAACGCGGCCTCAAGACCGGCCTCATCACCCTCACCCGCGGGGATCAGGGCCGCACCCTAGGGCTCTGCACCCAGGATGAGTTGCCCCAGGTGCGCGAGGCGGAACTGCGCCGCTCCGCCGAGCGCCTCGGGATCCAGCACCTGGAGGTGCACACCTACCCGGACCGCGGCGTGGCCGAGCACCCCGAGATCACGGAGATGCTGGTGGACCGCCTCCGCGCCCTAAAGCCCCGCGCGGTCCTCACCTTCCCCCCCAACGGGATTAACGGCCACCCGGACCACGTCGCCACGAGCCGCTGGGTCACCCAAGCCGTGCAGCAAAGCGGGATCCAGACGCGGCTCTACTACTACGCGCCGCCCGAACCGTACCCAGGGCACGAGGCCGGGTACCTGCCCCCCACGCACACCCGCCGCATCCCCCCCGAGATCCTCCTGCGCAAACTAAACGCCATGGCGCAGCACAAGACCCAAGCCCTCTCCGTCCTGAACTTCATGGACCGCTTCCCGCACCGCCTGGCCGTGGAGACCTTCCACCTCGTGGGGTACACGGGCCCCGAACAGCACGAGCTCATATGA
- a CDS encoding archease, whose protein sequence is MIRMLDHTADVGFEVRAPTREALFETAREGLLRLMFQHPPTQGSATREVTLQAPDLEFLLVRWLNELIYLVQTAGFVPARAAITITEDAQGFTLRARLEGQPFDAEAMGWQGEIKSATFHGLEVRPETSGWWARVVLDV, encoded by the coding sequence ATGATCCGGATGCTGGACCACACCGCCGACGTGGGGTTCGAGGTCCGCGCCCCCACCCGCGAAGCCCTCTTCGAAACCGCGCGCGAAGGCCTCCTGCGCCTCATGTTCCAACACCCCCCCACGCAAGGCAGCGCGACGCGCGAGGTCACGCTCCAAGCCCCGGACCTCGAGTTCCTCCTGGTGCGCTGGCTGAACGAACTCATCTACCTCGTACAAACCGCGGGGTTCGTGCCCGCCCGCGCCGCGATCACGATCACGGAGGACGCCCAAGGCTTCACGCTCCGCGCCCGGCTCGAGGGCCAGCCCTTCGACGCGGAAGCGATGGGCTGGCAAGGCGAGATCAAAAGCGCGACCTTCCACGGCCTCGAGGTGCGCCCCGAAACGAGCGGCTGGTGGGCGCGGGTGGTGCTGGACGTGTAG
- a CDS encoding RtcB family protein: MDNVPFERLDRYTYRIPRHGKMWVDAVFYANDEILAQLEAEGYASLKQLVNVATLPGIVGPALAMPDIHWGYGFPIGGVAAFDPTAGGVVSPGGVGFDINCGVRLLTTRLTREDLEPRKTRLADALYRRVPAGVGSARRDVRWSPKDLKTVLREGARALVAQGFGEAADLERIESGGRLPLADPDRVSARALERGGPQLGTLGSGNHFLEVQYVDEVYDPEAAEAYGLWVGQVTVLIHTGSRGLGHQVCQDYVERFLQAARRYGIELVDRQLAAAPIESPEGQDYLHAMAAAANFAFANRQLITHNVRLAFEDAGFLPRDHQLRVLYDLAHNNAKFEEYAGRRVLVHRKGATRAFGPGAPDVPPAFRTVGQPVLVPGDMGRYSFVLAGTPGAMTRTFGSSCHGAGRQMSRHKAKKAARKRNLIAELEAQGILVRAASRATVDEEMPEAYKDVASVVDVVHGAGIGKKVARLRPLIVVKG, translated from the coding sequence ATGGACAACGTGCCGTTCGAACGCCTGGACCGCTACACCTACCGCATCCCCCGCCACGGCAAGATGTGGGTGGACGCGGTGTTCTACGCCAACGACGAGATTCTCGCGCAGCTCGAGGCTGAAGGGTACGCCTCCCTAAAGCAACTCGTGAACGTCGCGACCCTACCCGGGATCGTCGGGCCGGCCCTCGCCATGCCGGACATCCACTGGGGGTACGGCTTCCCCATCGGGGGCGTGGCGGCCTTCGACCCCACGGCGGGCGGCGTGGTCAGTCCCGGCGGGGTGGGGTTCGACATCAACTGCGGCGTGCGCCTCCTCACCACGCGCCTCACGCGGGAGGACCTCGAGCCCCGAAAAACCCGGCTCGCGGACGCCCTGTACCGGCGGGTCCCGGCGGGCGTAGGCTCAGCGCGGCGGGACGTGCGCTGGAGCCCCAAGGACCTCAAGACCGTGCTGCGCGAAGGCGCGCGGGCCCTCGTCGCGCAAGGGTTCGGGGAGGCGGCGGACCTCGAGCGCATCGAGTCCGGGGGGCGGCTGCCCCTCGCGGACCCGGACCGCGTGAGCGCCCGCGCCTTGGAGCGGGGCGGGCCGCAGCTCGGCACGCTCGGCTCGGGGAACCACTTCCTCGAGGTGCAGTACGTGGACGAGGTGTACGACCCCGAGGCCGCGGAGGCCTACGGGCTTTGGGTGGGGCAGGTCACCGTCCTGATCCACACCGGCTCGCGCGGCCTGGGGCACCAGGTCTGCCAGGATTACGTGGAGCGCTTCCTGCAAGCCGCCCGGCGCTACGGGATCGAGCTCGTGGACCGGCAGCTCGCCGCCGCGCCCATCGAGAGCCCCGAAGGGCAGGACTACCTGCACGCGATGGCCGCCGCGGCGAACTTCGCGTTCGCGAACCGGCAGCTCATCACGCACAACGTGCGCCTGGCCTTCGAGGATGCCGGCTTCCTCCCGCGGGACCACCAGCTGCGCGTCCTGTACGACCTCGCGCACAACAACGCCAAGTTCGAGGAGTACGCGGGCCGGCGGGTCCTGGTGCACCGCAAGGGCGCCACGCGCGCTTTCGGGCCCGGCGCGCCGGACGTACCGCCCGCCTTCCGCACGGTGGGGCAGCCCGTCCTCGTGCCGGGGGACATGGGGCGGTACTCCTTCGTCCTCGCGGGCACCCCCGGCGCGATGACGCGCACCTTCGGCTCGAGCTGCCACGGCGCGGGCCGCCAGATGAGCCGACACAAGGCGAAGAAAGCCGCGCGGAAACGCAACCTGATCGCGGAGCTCGAGGCGCAGGGCATCCTGGTGCGCGCCGCGAGCCGCGCCACGGTGGACGAGGAGATGCCCGAGGCGTACAAGGACGTGGCCAGCGTGGTGGACGTGGTGCACGGCGCGGGGATCGGGAAAAAAGTCGCGCGGCTCCGGCCCCTCATCGTGGTCAAGGGGTAG
- a CDS encoding HAD family hydrolase codes for MELRGVLFDWGGVFTVGTFDGRVVRTLAQHFGLEEARVAEAYFARVAHLEVGAWSLAEFWEALAEALGVEAPYASFELLFLSCVAPRHEMYALLAAWPPELRVGLLSNNYPVISQYLRSGPHFDRFDAVVFSNEEGVKKPDPRAFQLALERLELPAEAVLFVDDNAENLEAARQLGFRTHHFQDPEGFRAALKAEGVTLPAAPQTP; via the coding sequence ATGGAGCTGCGAGGCGTGCTGTTCGACTGGGGCGGGGTGTTCACCGTGGGTACCTTCGACGGCCGCGTGGTGCGCACCCTCGCGCAGCACTTCGGCCTGGAGGAAGCCCGGGTGGCCGAGGCGTACTTCGCGCGGGTCGCGCACCTCGAGGTCGGCGCGTGGAGCCTCGCGGAGTTCTGGGAGGCGCTCGCGGAGGCCTTGGGGGTGGAGGCGCCGTACGCGAGCTTCGAGCTGTTGTTCCTCTCCTGCGTCGCGCCGCGCCACGAGATGTACGCCCTCCTCGCGGCGTGGCCGCCGGAACTGCGGGTGGGGCTCCTCTCCAACAACTACCCGGTGATCTCCCAGTACCTCCGCTCGGGGCCGCACTTCGACCGGTTCGACGCGGTGGTCTTCTCCAACGAGGAAGGCGTGAAGAAACCCGACCCGCGAGCCTTCCAGCTGGCGTTAGAGCGGCTGGAGTTACCGGCGGAAGCGGTGTTGTTCGTGGACGACAACGCGGAGAACCTCGAGGCGGCCCGGCAACTCGGATTCCGCACGCACCACTTCCAGGACCCGGAAGGGTTCCGGGCGGCCCTTAAGGCCGAGGGCGTGACGCTCCCCGCCGCGCCCCAAACCCCCTAG
- a CDS encoding DUF3208 domain-containing protein, whose translation MRAVKLFQGYLWHPKDRGLEGRALLPECLEVPFAGGAARVWVLVDAVPPPFAFFEDGTPTATQAFYQVTLLTKTERAPAELKPLSEAVAARLEPLLNALPEGVGWLLLEDLREV comes from the coding sequence ATGCGGGCGGTCAAGCTCTTCCAAGGGTACCTGTGGCACCCCAAGGACCGGGGCCTCGAGGGGCGCGCGTTGCTGCCCGAGTGCCTCGAGGTGCCCTTCGCGGGAGGCGCGGCGCGGGTGTGGGTCCTGGTGGACGCGGTGCCGCCGCCCTTCGCGTTTTTTGAGGACGGCACGCCCACCGCGACGCAGGCCTTCTACCAGGTGACGCTCCTCACCAAGACCGAGCGGGCTCCCGCGGAGCTCAAGCCCCTCTCCGAGGCGGTCGCGGCGCGGCTCGAGCCGTTGCTGAACGCGCTGCCCGAGGGGGTGGGGTGGCTCTTATTGGAGGACCTGCGGGAGGTTTAA
- a CDS encoding IS607 family transposase has protein sequence MDPLLLTAHQIRERYGLHRNTLYKWEQQDLLHPVRTPGGRRRYRREEIERLLSLGLEAPPAKPKPRTVLYARVSTRKQEAFLKNQIARLEAFARERGWTYEVIAEVASGVNENRRGLVKLLNRAKNGEVERVAVRLGPHPGGGPVCTSVH, from the coding sequence ATGGATCCGCTTCTCCTTACAGCACACCAGATCCGGGAGCGCTACGGCCTCCACCGCAACACCCTGTACAAGTGGGAGCAGCAGGATCTTCTGCACCCCGTCCGCACCCCCGGTGGCCGCAGGCGGTACCGGAGGGAGGAGATCGAGCGGCTTCTCTCCCTGGGGCTGGAGGCTCCCCCGGCGAAGCCGAAGCCCCGCACCGTGCTTTACGCCCGGGTGAGCACGAGGAAGCAGGAAGCGTTTCTCAAGAACCAGATCGCTCGGCTGGAGGCGTTCGCCAGGGAGCGGGGTTGGACGTACGAGGTCATCGCCGAGGTCGCGAGCGGGGTGAACGAGAACCGGCGGGGGCTCGTCAAGCTCCTGAACCGGGCCAAGAACGGGGAGGTGGAGCGGGTGGCGGTAAGGTTAGGTCCACATCCTGGTGGTGGGCCGGTGTGCACTAGTGTGCACTAA